Part of the Candidatus Polarisedimenticolia bacterium genome, TGTCTCTCACCGCCGCCTCTCCCGCGTCGTCCCGCTCAAGCCTGAATCTCGGTGACGGTTCCAGCCCCCACCGTGCGCCCGCCTTCCCGGATCGCGAACCGCAGCCCCTTGTCCATCGCGATCGGGGTGATCAGCTCGATGCTCAGGCTCACGT contains:
- the tuf gene encoding elongation factor Tu (EF-Tu; promotes GTP-dependent binding of aminoacyl-tRNA to the A-site of ribosomes during protein biosynthesis; when the tRNA anticodon matches the mRNA codon, GTP hydrolysis results; the inactive EF-Tu-GDP leaves the ribosome and release of GDP is promoted by elongation factor Ts; many prokaryotes have two copies of the gene encoding EF-Tu), producing VSLSIELITPIAMDKGLRFAIREGGRTVGAGTVTEIQA